A genome region from Lytechinus pictus isolate F3 Inbred chromosome 14, Lp3.0, whole genome shotgun sequence includes the following:
- the LOC129276516 gene encoding protein gustavus-like — MRQVTSTAGNCMSRSLVMGQKVSGGMKQVAREPNFKSLHRELTYSGDLQKPNRLDMLLDMPAADKDTQQKFAWNEEDRSLNIFVKEDDPLTFHRHPVAQSTDCIRGKVGFSRGLHVFEVTWNSRQRGTHAVVGFATANAPLHCVGYQSLVGSNSESWGWDLGRKKLFHDSKHKTGHQYPLAGHSENFNVPDTFQMILDMDEGTLSFSANDQFLGIAFRGLKGKKLFPIVSAVWGHCEITLKYFGGLEPSPLPLQDLCRRCVRVSVGKEHLENVYQLPLPNMVKRYLLFQ, encoded by the exons ATGCGCCAGGTAACCAGCACGGCGGGAAATTGCATGAGTCGGTCGTTGGTCATGGGGCAGAAAGTGTCCGGGGGCATGAAGCAGGTCGCGAGGGAACCCAACTTCAAGTCGCTGCATCGCGAGCTGACCTACAGCGGGGATCTACAGAAGCCGAACAGATTGGACATGTTGCTGGACATGCCGGCTGCGGACAAGGACACGCAACAGAAATTTGCATGGAACGAGGAAGATCGATCGTTGAATATATTCGTGAAGGAGGACGATCCGCTGACTTTCCACAGACATCCTGTCGCACAGAGCACGGACTGTATACGCGGGAAGGTTGGTTTCTCGCGGGGACTACACGTTTTTGAAGTTACATGGAACTCAAGGCAGAGGGGAACGCATGCCGTGGTCGGTTTCGCCACCGCAAACGCACCCCTTCACTGTGTCGGTTACCAATCGCTGGTCGGGAGTAACTCGGAATCATGGGGCTGGGACTTGGGACGAAAGAAGCTCTTTCACGACTCTAAGCACAAAACAGGACACCAATACCCACTCGCAGGACATTCGGAAAACTTCAATGTACCAGATACCTTTCAAATGATCCTTGATATGGATGAAGGAACCCTTAGTTTTTCTGCCAATGATCAGTTTCTTGGGATTGCATTCCGTGGACTCAAGGGAAAGAAACTTTTCCCAATTGTCAGTGCCGTCTGGGGACATTGTGAAATCACACTCAAATATTTTGGAGGACTAGAAC CCTCACCTCTTCCACTTCAGGATCTGTGCAGACGCTGTGTCCGCGTATCAGTCGGCAAAGAGCACCTGGAAAACGTCTATCAACTGCCCCTACCTAACATGGTGAAACGCTACCTCCTCTTTCAGTGA